The genomic window GTGATCATGCTTGAGAATAAACCGTGGGGCAACTATAAACAACTGGCCCTCAACCAGACCTGTTCGGTCAAGATAATTACCCTAAATAGCGGTCAAGAGACGAGCCTTCATTTCCACAACCTGAGGGATGATATGTGGGTGATTCTAGACGATGGCATAAGCGTCCAGATTGGAGATAAGATCTATGAGACAAAACCGGGCGATGAATTTGTGATACCGGCCGAAGAAAAGCACAGGATCATATCACAAGCCGACAAGGCCAGGGTCTTAGAGATCGCTTTTGGTTATACTAATGAGGATGAT from Actinomycetota bacterium includes these protein-coding regions:
- a CDS encoding phosphomannose isomerase type II C-terminal cupin domain, which codes for MLENKPWGNYKQLALNQTCSVKIITLNSGQETSLHFHNLRDDMWVILDDGISVQIGDKIYETKPGDEFVIPAEEKHRIISQADKARVLEIAFGYTNEDDTHRLADDYGRKLEEMELELTRFS